gtcaaatgattccatataaaaagttccaagtttttgagactccacattacagattttgcttatcgtatcgaaatcaaataagattcaggtttaaatttggtcggaaattcccgggtcatcacaacttgcaaacacttacacaataccgcatacacgctagtaatatatttagcataccatcacaaagtataaGGCTAAAAGTCTCCAATACACCGCACGCTAGGATAACCAACAACATATAACCAATAAAATATAATATGCTAATACTaataacacataaccatggttaaccatcatCACACACATGagaacggtactcgcacaatgactgtTGGTACTCGCACACTGACCGTTAGTGTATCCTAACCCCCAAAGTGGATGTCCacacttaccgaaccacccttcacgaTAACCATGGGCAACCATcgacacacacacacgcacacacacacacacacaagggaacggtactcgcacaatgaccgttagtgTACACTAACCTCCATGGTGGACGTCCacacttaccgaaccacccttcacgcacatgtggtcttcatcgcacaaaagagtagtgaatccacacgctCGGATAACACTATAGTAAATCCTCACGcacggataacactaaccacaagcccacaagtaaatatactatatacacatacatataattatttcactcaccttggaatgcccgcacaagtcgtgTAATAAGATTTTCGTCCACATATCCGAGAAAGTAgttacctatatcacacataggcacaatatacacataaatatacattccctaaaagagaatccgacacaatcaTCCCTTAGCGGAGGGATCACACCTTACTCGCCAAAACTCACCCCtttacacctaatggacacaatccaattaccacttcgggtggtaattcaaactcaCACtataaagtacaatttaacctaaattatacttgacaccaaattgaccaacctaggtcccgacactagattactacttaggtagcgATCATTTCAATGTGTCACTTACACCAAAACTACAACATGTGCAATATTGATCCATATCACACTTGACCTCCTTTGACTTATGTCAAATTCAATCCAAAATCACTAATGACTAGTGATTAGGCCTTAATCCACAAATGAACAACATAAACCAAGTACTTAAGTACTTATTACGCCAACACTAGCCTCAAAtcctagtttgacaccaaatcaaggtcaaCACCCAATCCGACCAACACAATGTTCTTacgaacatcaaaatcactaacacacttacaaactagtgattaacacccaaaccattaCAAATACTTCCATATTCATCATCAAACTCTAaaaccacaataatcgggtttacttacataaTACATACAATAAAACCCCCAATtttatgagaaatggggtttataacccaacactaactcaaaccctaaccccaaatcaaaatcaaagtataTAAAATCGgatctagggtttacctcaactctAAAACCGAGATAGTAGCTAGAAACAACGAGAAGAACCAAGATCCACTTCCAATTTGGGCAAACATCACCATTTTCATCACCATTGGAGCTTCCTCTCACTAGAAAACCCCTTTCTCGCTCTACGAAGGGTTTGGTTGGTGAGAAATTAGGTAGAAATGAGATCTAGATCTGATCTCAAGCTATAAATACGTCCACATGTGAAAATACCGAGATTCCTCTCAAATAAGCCTAAAAAGCGTGTTTAAAACTGATCTGGCAACATGGACGTCGTTCCAGGGTTAGGAAAGTCGTTCCTTTACACGTACTCAGGAACATCGTTCCACATAATAGAACGTCTCGTTCCCCAAACTGCTCAAAACATGTTCTGTTCAACTTTACTTCTAGAACGTCGTTCTTGCTTTTGGAACACCGTTCCTCTACTTGGAATGTCCTTCTTGCTTCAGAAAATCAGGGTCTTACATAAGTACTCTGCAAATGTTTGATATTATCTATCACATTGTACAGTGTCATAACATTTTTATATTTTCTAAGTTTACATGTTCCAATGAAAGAAATACTTAGGTCCAATTATATTAAATCCATCAAATTAATCTAACTCTGATGATTACTAAATTATTTAATCTGTTTTGGTTTAAAGAATTCAAATGTTGGTCTGTATACATAAAGCTAAATTTAAAATAGAGTTTAAAATTAAACAAGGGACCAATTTTGCAAATAAAAGTTTTAGGTTTTGGAGCATACACACAAAACAAAAGTGGAGGGATGTTTACTTAATTACCTTAACTTATTACGGAGTATAAACTACAGTCACCTAAACCCTAAAAACTATGAAAATCTTGAAACGAATGGCTTCTCAATTTGGGCGCTAAACTCTAATCAGTACTCCGATGGATTCATCTATAATTCTGAATATGGGTAAGTTTATTTTTACCTCATAATTTGGTTTAATTCTTTCATATAAACGTACTTATGTTTGAAAAAACTTGATTCCTGTTGTAATTTCTATCTATTCGACTTTTTATCTTCTGGTCTCTAATTCTATAATAATACATACATACTTTATTCCAGTTGATTCGTAGGTCCTGGTTTGGCAACTTTATGTAATTATCATTGTTATAACCTAGTTGGCGATTTATTTTAATCATATCCAAGTAATCGAAATTATACGTAGACATTTATTAGAAGCCCTAAAAAGTGAAGTAGTAAGTATGATAGGATTGACTTAGTGTAAAAATAGCCTTATTTTATGAGTGTCTGCTTGGAATCAAGGTCTAACACTTGGGTTTAAGAAAACAACCTTTTCATCCAACAAGACCTTCATTTGATACACCTATGTTGGAGCTGAAACAATAAGACCTTCATTTGATACATACTTAAGTTAGTACATTGTTCATCCTAGTGCCTATAAGGCTACGCTGTCTTATTTCGGCATGATGCAAAAATGAGTTTGTTAAGGATAAGCCACTAGCTATACATCTTTCATTTCTTTGTGAGTACTTCTTTCTTCAAAGCAAAACCAGATGTCGACCTTAGCTATAACTCTGTATGTATAAGGAAATTGTTTCTCGTATGCTTTTGGATACTGCGTAGTATTGCTTTAGGATGGACACTATTACGACCATTTAAGATTTCATAGCCCCCATTTTTACCCTTAATAACTTTTTGAACCTTCTTGTTCGACTACTCAACTTTGTTTATTTCTGCAATCGCCTCGTTTCTCTCTTTGAGATGTTTATTGTTGTCTCTACTTATCTCTTCAGTAGTACACTTGTATTATTAACCACTTGAGTACTTTGTTCCACCACTTAGTTATGTCATCCGACATCATTCCCATGATACAACCCTTCTTTTGTAAGGAGAATGTTCATTTCCTGATAGTtgatgaaaatgttactatcgacAGTCAGCGGCATATTATTAAGAGTGTGAAGAAAAATGCTTTCAACCTTCAATAATAAGTATTGCAGACAAGTGTTTATTTTGTTACTTGTCATGTTAATTTCAAGTCCATTTACAATAAAAACACAAATCAAGAGTATTACGATGGATTTGTTTTTCTTTATTGAATTTTATGAcaggtaataattataatactaagagGAGGCTTGTAACTTGTACCGAAGTGGATAGATTCAGTAACTTGCCCGAGAATTTGATTGACTTGATTTTAGAGAAGCTTCCAATTCAAGATGCTGTGAAGACACATGTTTTATCAAAAAGATGGAGGTACAAATGGACCTCAATGAGGTCGCTGGTTCTTGATAAACGTTTCTCTGAAAAGTTTGCCAAAAAAGGAGCTTTTGGTCATAATGGGTTTATTAGGATCACAAACCAAATCTTTTACTTTCTAAAGGGTCCTATCTTAAAGTTACATCTTCACATACCAAACATGATTCTTGATAGCTTTCAAGAAGTCGATCAGTGGATGTTATCCTTGTCAAGAGACGGTGTTAGAGAACTTGTCATTATTAATAAAAAACGACGTTATCAACTTCCATGTTATTTTTTTCGTTGTCTAGAATTAAGAAAGCTCAAACTTGGAAACTGTATCATTAAACCATCACTCGAGTTTCAAGGGTTTCTCTATCTCAAAAATCTCTCGCTCAAGAATATTGAATTTGGGGCTAACTTGCATGGAACTATCATCAACATACCACAACTTAAGAAGTTGAAACTGTTTGAATGCACCAATGTTTACAATTTCAAGATCAAGTCTACAAAGTTGTTTGTGTTAGTGGTCATAAGTTGCCCTGATGCAACCAGTTATTGAATAGTAAATCGGTTGGTATAGTTTTCCTAAAACCCATTCAAGGAGTTGAAAGAGTTAATTTGGCTAGCTTGTTAAGTAATATGCCATGTCTTTGTAGTTTACTTATCAACGGGTATTTTCTCCAGGTATTATTTTGAACTTAAATTCTAATAATTCATTTTTGTTCTCATATATTCTTTCATATCATCGTCCATATCTTCTTTGGTaacttaaaatctcactttcatCCTCCTAGTTTTCTATTGCAGAAAATATTCTCAAGTGGCTTCCACACCCTGCTAAT
This genomic stretch from Rutidosis leptorrhynchoides isolate AG116_Rl617_1_P2 chromosome 11, CSIRO_AGI_Rlap_v1, whole genome shotgun sequence harbors:
- the LOC139875189 gene encoding F-box/FBD/LRR-repeat protein At1g13570-like, which gives rise to MSSDIIPMIQPFFCKENVHFLIVDENVTIDSNNYNTKRRLVTCTEVDRFSNLPENLIDLILEKLPIQDAVKTHVLSKRWRYKWTSMRSLVLDKRFSEKFAKKGAFGHNGFIRITNQIFYFLKGPILKLHLHIPNMILDSFQEVDQWMLSLSRDGVRELVIINKKRRYQLPCYFFRCLELRKLKLGNCIIKPSLEFQGFLYLKNLSLKNIEFGANLHGTIINIPQLKKLKLFECTNVYNFKIKSTKLFVLVVISCPDATKNILKWLPHPANSLELLTLYEFKFGDLFQLQGVLCILRNSPNLERLDFDYQDLENMHLDLDVKPALAYLEAFDCLHQTLNGLKTINIMDVERSRPLLLFIKLLLEHSPTLEKISIRPRETSDANEKFNFAKDVIRFPRASSKAELVYLDP